From the genome of Nicotiana sylvestris chromosome 1, ASM39365v2, whole genome shotgun sequence:
ACAGGGGAGTCAGTTATAATAAAAGCCAAATACAGTGGAGTCAACTGTCTAGCTGGAGGCTGGTTAGTGCCCGCTAAATAATTCACAAACTCTGTTCTTCCCTTAGGATATTGAAGTGCTTTATGTGTGCTCCAATCTCCATTATGTCTTAATCCTTTCAAGCTGACTTATCCAGTTACTTTGGAGAAAGGAAGGTTTTGAGGTGCCACCTATATCCATTCTGTCAATCATATGAATGTAATCAATAGAATCTCAACTTGGCCTTTGGATTACAATGTAAAATTACTTTTGCTTAGTAAACATGTAatgaaaaagtaataataatctTTCCTATCTGTCTAAGTCTCGGTGGAAAGAGTTACCTGGTGGTACCTGTTGCTTGTAGGAGGTAGCAGGTATCCCGTGGAATTTGTCAAGGTGAGAGCAAGCTTGCCTGGAGACGACGATTATCAAAAAATGTAATAATAATCCATGGGTAACATGTTAATTTAGCTTGTCAATAAGACCTGTATTGAGCTTTCAGAAATTACACCAAAAGAGGAAGTCTACATGACTTGTCAAAGAAAAGGAACTATGTAGAGCGTTATCCTAGGATTttcaagtgagactcttttgtCATCTGGATTTACCTTAGCTGGGAGCGAAATTACTTTGTTATCTTTGCATACTGCGATTCTTCCTTCAGTTTCCCCGTAAATCAGTAAGATTTTCATGTGAGTATAATTTGAAAGCTATTCTTTGTCCTTGGTGTTGTGTTATAGTTTCAAACAAGTGGTATACTGAGTCCATTGCTTGATCTGCCAgcaatttttgctttgtttttaaaaCCACAATGACTTGATTAGTTCAAGTATTCAATCTGAATGTTCTGTTTCTGATAATCTAGTGTAGATTTTCCAGCCGCTTTTCAAGATTGGGCAAATACAAATCCTTCAGATCTTTTCCAGGCACCGATACTTAAGAAGGAATCAAACCCGAAGGTGGTACTAATCCTTGTTCCTATATATTAATGTTACAGTGATTTTTCCTTTTGAATGGCTCTTATCATATCTTTGGATATCTCTATACAGCCTCACTACCTTGTTTCAAGTATTATAAATCGCTCCGTGTTAGTGAAAATTTGTCTTTCTTTTCACTTCCAGAAATGCTGGGATCATAAAAATAAAAGTGGATACAAAAGTATCTTTGTTTACCAATTATCCGGTAACAAAATTGGGTCACTGATACGCCTTAGACATATTTTCTATGTACTTAAAACTTGTGCTAATTTCTCAACTAAAAATTACCTTGCAACTTTCATGAGGATTATGTATTGTTCTTACTCACGGCTCTTTCTTAGTTGGGGCAATAGAACTGGGAAAAAAATTGATACCTTAACAAAATCATTGTTGAACTACTTACGGAGAATGAAGAGGTTGATAAACGTGCCCTTGACTAAAACTCAAATCGCTTTCATTAGGAGTAGACAATCGTTTAGCCACTGAAATTCTTGACACAAAGGAGAGATAATGTAGGattctgtcacgatccaaaaaccgacccggtcgtgatggcgcctatcgtgaaactaggccagctgacacaactcccgaattaaccatttatCAATAAAAATCATTGTTAaacctttaattaatcaaatatctcataatgtaagtctaaatgaacaatgcggaataaatacacaagcccgacatcggggtgtcacaagtcacgagcatctactaaggtctgaatacaacgaagagtctaaaaatgtactaaatacaatctaaggaaaacaagagggagaagagcagggctgcgaacgtcgggcagctaccttgctaactccgatgactctgccattgagcaatcaacacctgctaccaggttcagaaatacctgaatctgcatacaaggtgcagggagtaatgtgagtacgccaactcagtaagtaataaaagctgagcagtaaaaaaacacgtaagccacgtcataacactacaacaaatgtAGATCATTTCCAAAGCAATGCacaaatcatttacttcgtaaatcaagctcagtttcagtgaaaatcttttaaaacaactttcgatagtttcaaacgagtgataaaacagtgagtataaATGATAGAAAACGTAAACAGCTCCTCGGGtaaaacatgtatcataaaccgcccctcgggcataatatcaacagaaccagcccctcgggctacctcacaatcactcgtaatcggcccctcgggcataacatgaatcaagaaccgcccctcgggcaaacatggaTCAACAATAGTCCCTCGGGCAACAATAAGAATCAACCACAGCCCCTCGagctacatcacatcactcacactaggtacccgcactcattgggggtgtacaaagccccttacggcccaagcgcaataacaagccatctcgtggcataatcaaacaggctctcggcctcatatcaagccacctcgtggcataacaaatcaggccctcgtgTCGGGTCATGacactcggcctcataatcatgaatcagtacaacactgttgcggcgcgcaccCTGATCAAacagtatcctcacaacacaggccctcggcctcactcagtcagaaatctctcaagccactcgggcaatagtaaaacatgatgctcagcccaaaatatcatttaaaatatcaaaaactgagtaaatatggttgagttatgaaaatagtagaatacaacatgactgagtacaaatatgaagtcaagacagtgaggaatagtagtaaaaatctcctaagggtccaaaacagttggcacaaagcccaaatatggcattcggcccaaaacatggtaataacttcctaaacacaatgatatcaaacagtttttaatcaaatacgcgacttaacagtcatacgggacggactaagtcacaatccccaatggtgcacgaccccacgctcatcatctagcgtgtgtgccacctcaaagtagcacaacgatgtgaaatccggggtttcataccctcagaacaaacatttacaatcattatttacctcaatccggtccaaactctagcccgtgatgcccttgcctctcgactcggtctccaattgctccaaatctaaccaaatacagatttataccatcaaaatatgctaagggaataaagcccactcgaaaataaccaatttacatcaaaaatcccgaaattggccaaacccgacccccgggcccacgtctcggaatccgataaaaatcacatcaatagaatccttattccgccacgagttcattcataccaaaaagtaccaaaattggacctcaaattgcCCCTTAAATCACCACACAAAGCTCTCCAATTAActaagccctaacccccaattcaCCACTGATTTTCCCTTAAATTTTCATGCTAACAACgataaaaatcaccataataacgagcttaggaaccaaggaccttaccttaatgaattcctctgaaaatctcccttgaaattgCTCCCAAAAGCTTCTTCCCGAATGAAATATTGAGAAAAAAATGGTCAAAACCGCGAAGGGTGGAATTTATAGTTTCTGATCCAgcaaaaccgcacctgcggttaaaTGGTCGCACCTGCGGACCCGCACCTGCGGACCCGCACCTGCGAGATTCACTTAAAACTCCAAGACCACATGTGCGCAAAGAAATCCGCACCTGCGCAATCGCAGGTGCGACCAGGAcctcgcttctgcggtcccagcctGCCCCTCtcctggccgcttctgcggctccaatATCCGCTTCTGCGggttcgcacctgcggtcccctagtcgcaggtgcggttatgacagcaactgaaaacttcagctgccaaacccaactcaaaatcacccgttaaccacccgaaatcacaccgaggcccccgggacctcaaccaaaagcacaaacaaatcatataccactatccaaacttatgccaatcttcgaaacacctcaaacaacatcgaaccaaccaaataacatcagattcaagcttaaggttccaagaatcttccggattccgcttttgatcaaaaagtttaccaaacctcgtccgaatgacctgaaattttgtacacacgtcacatttgacacaacgaacctactgcaacttccggaattccattccgacctctatatcaaaatctatcCTATCAACCAGAgaacaccaaaattccaatttcgctaaatcaagcctaaatctactccggacctccaaaacgcattccgatcacgctcctaagtcccaaatcacctaacagagctaaccaaatcataaaattcaaatccgagatcatatactaacaagtcaaaacttggtcaaacctttcaaattttaagcttcaaactgagaactgtcaTTTCAAatccattccgattaccctgaaaaccaaaaccgacaatttgcataagtcataatacattacacggggctagtcatgcccgagaactggcgagcgaagtgcaaaagctcaaaacgaccggtcgggtcgttacagattcGTCTCTTTATCAACCAGAAGTTTATCTGGTTCGAGAAATAGTGTGCATAGTATCTGTCAAATATAAAGTCAATTTGCTAAAATTAACTCTATTATGTAAGTTTCTCTTGCATCTTGTTCTGTTGATCtggatttttatttgttttcatgTTTAAATAGCAAGTGCTGACTGACCATCCGGATACAAGGCTCATATTTGTAGGCATCTAAGCCAGGAAGCTCGTGGTTGTTCACATCTGGTACTATGGTTGGATTGTGATCGTGAAGGAGAAAATATATGCTTTGAAGGTAATGTTTGATCGTGACATTATTATTAACTGCAGCTAGGGATAAACGTACTACAATGGAGAAGCTCATAGATTGACTAGGCTAGGGATAAACGTGTCAAGCACATGTCCATTCCTCAGAGGAATGAGCTGAAAATGAGAATTTAGAGACTTAAACATGAACTGATATGGTAGATATTTAGTGGCAAAGACTGGGAAGCGGAAAGAAGTAGAAAGATGTGAGAGAAAAAAGTACAGATAGTGAGGCTAGGTGTGATGTGCTGCTGTAACAGAGTTGAATTCTAGCATTTAATAAGTGGTATTTAGAGATAGTGAGAGGAAGCGAAATAGGCAATCACATTCTACTTTGAATCATTCTTATTCAGAATGCCAAATAAAACTGCCAAATATTCTACGATATGAGTATATATGTCTATTTGTCCAAAAAACTGATGAACTTCACTCTGCACCGATATCACTTGATAGAACTTCCAATAATCCATCCACCTTTTGAATCTTTGTTAGGTTGCTTTAgttcttttatttttaaattttctttATCATAATCTTTCTTCTTGCTTTTATACTTATTGGTTTAGTCATAGAATGCACTGGATTTCACACAAGTGATGGTAGAAGAATATACCGCGCTCGATTCTCATCTGTTACTGAAAAAGATATTCTGAAGGCAATGAACAGCCTTGTTGATCCCAACAGAGATGAGGCATTGGCAGTAGATGCACGTCAAGAGATTGATTTGAAAGTTGGAGTTGCATTTACACGTTTCCAGACTAGCTATTTCAACGGGAAATATGGAAATCTTGATGCAAGGGTTATCTCGTTGGTTCTCTTTACCTTCTTCCTACTGTTTGCCTATCACATTGCACTTTTATCTTTTAACTGAATTTTTAGTGTCTGATTAGGAGAAATTGCTTGTCATAATCATAAAGGCTTTGCCTATCATCATAGCTGCTGTAGCTTCTGCTCTATGCTGATTGTGGGGTCTTGAACATGGTATATCCTTTCAAATGGCAAACTTTCTTCCATGCGTCACAGAAGAGCTCCCACATTGTATTCTTTTGGTTATCTGTTGATTGTTTAGATAGCATGATGATCTGCCTTTTGACTTTATTTGCCTTTATCTTTTGGGTTAATCACACTGATGGTCATTCAACTTTCACTTTATTGCACCGCAATCACTAAATTAGTTTTTGTAACGAAAATGTTACTCAACTTTAACTAAGTATCACAAAAAGTCTTTAAATTTTCGGCAACAAAAAATGTCACTCAATTTTGCTTAAGTATCATAGAAAGTCTCTAGTGGTTGCACCTCCTTCTGTGGTTTATAATTAGTGACTTTGTTTAACACTTAGGCGAAGTCAAGTGGTTTTTTATTACAATAATTTACTAACTTCCTGTGTGATGCTAGGCAAAGGTGAATATCTTTTccgttaccaaaaaaaaaaaagttagtaaCTTTGGTGTAATAAAATGAAAGTCGAGTGACCATTCATGAAATTAACCCCTTATTTTCTCTGAGATTGTTTGTGCTCCCTGTCTACTTTTGTGCTTAAATCATACTGgtagataaaaaaaaaaaggcagcccggtgcacGAAGCATCCCGCGTTTACGCAGGGTCCGGAAAGGGCCGCACCCCAATAGGGTGTAATGTAGGCAACCTACCCTAATGcgattccacggctcgaaccgtgacatataggtcacacggagacaactttaccgttgctccaaggctccccttccttGGCAGAGAAGTTCTAATAAAAACAACCTTGTTCTTTACGAGTTATGATTTGCTATTATATAGCGATTCTTCAACTTTCTTATGCTGTATCAGTTTGTCTGCTCCACAAGTCTGTCAGTTTCACCTTCGTACTAATGTCAACCATCATTCGAAATAGCTTTTACATGTCAATTTTCTTTTTTGCTCCTTTCTACTCCTTAGCATTAAAAATCAAAATTATCTCCTTTCTGAATGAATCGCTTTATAATTTCAGCTACGGGCCATGTCAAACTCCTACACTTGGATTCTGTGTGGATCGTTACCTGCAAATCACTATGTTCAAGCCAGAAAAGTTTTGGATGCTGCATCCATACATAATGTACAAGGGGTATGAACTCAAATTAGAATGGGAACGTGGCAGGTTGTTTGATGCTGATGTAAGTTCCTCCTGTTTGAccttttgggaggttttgtcccAAGATATCAAGTCCATGCCTCTGTTGCTAATACCTTTTCAATTGATAGGTTGCTGCAATGTTTCGGAACAGACTAATGGAGGACGGGACTATGAGAGTTGTTCGTGTATCAGAAAAGCTGGAATCTAAAGGTCGTCCTTCTGGTCTAAACACAGTAAATCTTCTAAAGGTTGGTAATTTAGGCTTTCTACAAATTTTATACTTAGGCTTCCAATTTATTGAGAGATACTTAAATTTCTTGCTTTGTTTTTGGTATACAAAGAAAACAAATCGCCTTGGATAGATTTCCTCATTGATGTATTTTATTCATTAAAACGTGCTATTAACAAGGTAGGAAGCATTTGCATGCTTAAAAGTTGTCAGGAGAGAAGTCAACCAAGATTTTTTCCGGACTTCTGAACCAAATATATGAAGCTAAGTTTGCCAAAGTATTCTTTGGTACTCAAAAAATTCACCAGTTACACACCTTCAGATGTGGTGCTAGCAATCTTGGCTTTTCTGAAAGTGAAATGCGTGGTAACTTTTATTTGTTGCTCCTTCCACTTTTGGCACCAACAACATGTTATCTTGCCCGCTATCATTAGCTACAAGGTGGCTTACTGTGGCCTAAGAAATTCTTTTATTGGTTTTGGGGTTTCATATTTGTTAAAATACTGGATAATTTGCACAAAGAAGCCAACTTGGCAAGGGTGTGGATTGCAAGCAATCCTTTTTAAATGTGTGCCTATGCTTAATGTTTTTACAGAGTGCTGACCTGTCAAAATTTGTATCTTAAGTAGCATCCCAATCACTTCATGCTAATTAATCGTCTATGCGTTTGAAGTGGTCTACAATCTACATCTGCACCTTTAAAGTTATGTTTGATTAACATTGTAACTCCCAGGTGAATGTAGAAATGTTTCCTTTTAATGCAATTGTGGAGAATGTGTAATCTAAAACTGTTTCTACCTGGAGTCATTGTTCGTGATGTTGCCGATGTTGCCATCTTCTCTGCTCTAGACTTTCAAGTAATTATATGCCCTTTTATGTGTTCAAGAAACGAAGTTCCATCTTTGGATTTTCATGTGTAGGGTCCATATTTTGTAATCTTTGTAAAATTTCATACTTAAGTCAATACAACTCTGAACCCTTGAGACTTTACAGATTCTTTTTATgatttatatgtatttttattgcACTTACTTTGGATTTAAACCTTCTGGTTCTGATTTTTGGCAAATTCCAGGTAGCTTCAAGTGCACTGGGCTTCGGTCCTCAGTTAACTATGCAATTGGCTGAGCGTCTGTATACTCAAGGTTTTATCAGGTTTTCCTCTCTGTTTTCTCACTGTAGTGTTCTTCTCTCACATTATTGCACTTTTGTGTTTAGTATTTTCCCCTCAAGTTTCTTGCTAGAGAAAATTTAAGAACTTGTCTTTTTCTTCTGGATACAAGAATATGCACATATGGGATTACTTGCTCACTAAACTTCACTTATGTTGTATTAACACTCAGTGATTAAGTTCCATAAGTTTAATACTGCACTAAAAGTATATAATACCTTTGCTGTATCACTAGTGTACCTATGGAACTGATGAAAGCGGCTATGCTCTAATCTTACTTTTCCTAAAATGGTGGGTTTTGGTGTATTTCAGAACATCGATATGGTTCATTTGTCTTCATTCTTGTCTTGCTCCCTTGCAATCTTGCAGTCTTCACATATTATACTCCTTTCCTTGTCGGACTAATGAAGACAGGGCACTTAAGTATTCATATGTTTTCGTCTTCTTTTTGCTGTATTTTTGCACTAGCTTGGTGCATGTTTCCTTCTGTTCTTTTTATTTACAAAACCTCAGCGTTGactgataaaagaaaattttgatgATGTTAAAATGATTTTTAATTGGTAAGAGAAAATTCAGAAGAACTCACTGAGAGGTGCAATCCTTTATAGAGAGAATTAAAATTTAACAATCAGAGAAGGTACAAAGAAGTGCTCATTTACCCTTTGTTGATGAATTAAATAGTGAGCATTTAcagtttgttttatttttataccAAATTTATTCAATTCCTCAATTGGAAATTCAAATTTCCAGTTTCCTTTCAGTGAATTCTTGTGTGACTTTGCATGTAATACTAAGCTCATATATGAGTTTGACATTATGAAACATTGTACTTCTTGAGCTTCCAGTGCAGTTTAGAAAatcatcctttttctttttggcttttttcttctttttgttactTCAGCTATCCACGTACAGAGAGCACAGCATATCCTTCTTCGTTTGACTTCAGAGGAACACTAGTAGCATTGGTGCATAATCCTGTATTTGGGGGTTATGCGCAAAAGCTTTTAACTGAAAGTTATAATAAGCCGCGGGCAGGAACTGATGCAGGTGATCATCCTCCAATAACTCCAATGCGTTCAGCTATTGAGGATAGTTTGGGGAATGATGCATGGAAACTGTACCAGTATATCTGCCAGCATTTTCTGGGAACTCTCTCTCCCGATTGCAGATATAGAAGGTTGAATTTTTATTTCTTGATGGACGTCTTCGTAATTCCTCTTGCTTTGGGCTTATCTTACATATCCTTTAAACTAATCCACGACTTTGGGTAACTCTAATCCTGGTTTCTTCCTAGATCATGTCAAGCAGCTCTTTTATGTCTTCACATTATAGATTTCAGATTCAAATATAGcttttaggtttttttttatcTTGCTACTAGCACAATACGTGCAAAGGGCAGAGGACTGTTACTGACAATTCGAATCTTGGCGCTATTAATATAGTTGTCTTTCAAGATACTATATTTCTGGCTGAGAAGTTAAGTCATATGTACAATTTGATATCTTCTCAGGATAAAGGTTGAATTTGAAAGTGGCGGAGAGCAATTTCAGTGCATTGGGCAGCTTGTCACAGTCAAAGGATTCACCTCTATTATGCCATGGCTGGCTATTAGTGAGAAGAATCTTCCTGACTTTGCTGAAGGAGAGAAAATCGAGATTTCTAAAGTTGATCTAGATGAGGTATCACATAATCTGTCAAATTGAACTTCTCATTTGTTGTTCAGTTCTGGAGTAAAGTGACAGTCTTTGTACTTCAGTACTACTTATTGTCCCATTGTTGATTCTTTTGGTTCGAGACAACAAATGCAACAACTATGCCTCAATCCCAGGCTAGTTGGTGTTTGTTATCTGAATTCTCAGTATCCATTCTGCTCCATTTTACCGGCCACTTTATTCTTTCTTCTGCTAGAAATTGACTGAACATGCTGTATTATGACAAGGTGGGTTGGTAAGCACCCTCCACTtctaaccaagaggttgtgagttcgagtcaccccaagagcatgGTACCCCAAGAGCATGGTGGGgaattcttggagggaaggatgccgggggtctattggaaacagcctttctacccagggtaggggtaaggtctgcgtacacactatcctccccagaccccactagtgggattatactgggttgttgttgttgttgttgttgtatgctgtATTAACTAATAGAAATAATTGACTGAACACGTTGTATTAGCAAACAGAAATAGTCCAAGTGTTTTTTGCCGAAATCTTATTTGTGAATCTTGTCGTCCATAATGAATGCGCCTGTAGGTTCAGTATTTAAATTCAGAATGTACAATGTGCTATATTTTAAGACGATTACGTGCATATGGCGAGGGGTTTCCAATTTCAGCTTCGTTTTACTTTGGTTGTTTTTGCTTTGAAACTTTTAGGGGAATACTTCGCCTCCAGATTACCTCAACGAAAGTGAGCTGATCTCTTTGATGGAGAAACATGGTATTGGAACAGACGCGTCAATCTCTGTGCATATTAACAACATATGCGAACGCAACTATGTCCAGGTTTTGCTATATGCATTGTTTTCCGTTTCTGGCTGCTGTAGACGGTCCTGTCTATTGCTTTGTCTTATGGTTCCTTTGACATGAAACTATCTTCTATTAGAAATTAGGCGTCTGAGTTTGTCCAGTTCAAATTGCAGGTACAAGCTGGGCGAAGATTGGTTCCAACTCCTCTGGGCATCAGCTTGATAAGAGGGTACCAATGCATAGATTCTGATCTCTGTTTGCCTGACATACGAAGTTTCATTGAGCATCAGATCACTTTGGTAGCTAAAGGTCAAGCAGATCATTCAATGGTTGTGCAGCATGTACTAGATCAATTCCGAAGGAAGTTCAGCTATTTTGTTAAGCAGGTATAGGATATTAAGCTACATCCCCTCTGCTGCCATGGAAAATGGTTTTACATGATCTCTCTTAAATGAGGGTTGATGCCGCTTTCATTATTCCCAAACTCGTAACAAGCTGATGTTCACAAATAGCTGATGATGCTTTCTTTCTTCCCTGACTCTGTAACAAGCTGATGTTCACTGATAAACAACTTAATCATACTTATCAAGAAAGAAAAAACTTAATCATGAGCTCCCAAGTACCTCTTTTAAAACTAGCGATGAAAATATCACCTCGCAGTTGTGGATATTCCCTGCTGGTTCCTATTACTGTTTATTCTGAAAAGTTACTGGACGTGAAATATCACACAGATGCTTAGAAATGAGTGCTTTGGGTATAAGAAAGTTCCTTTTAAAAATTAAGTGGAAGTAACACTTCACAGTCTTAAGTCAAAATCTGGATAAATTACTGCTATTGACATTAGAATCTAGCTAGCATGTTCTGCATTTTATCCCCTTTTTCACTCATCTTCAGCCTAAAAATTCTCTTA
Proteins encoded in this window:
- the LOC104217132 gene encoding DNA topoisomerase 3-beta isoform X4, whose protein sequence is MFSGFLLSEIISVDFPAAFQDWANTNPSDLFQAPILKKESNPKAHICRHLSQEARGCSHLVLWLDCDREGENICFEVIECTGFHTSDGRRIYRARFSSVTEKDILKAMNSLVDPNRDEALAVDARQEIDLKVGVAFTRFQTSYFNGKYGNLDARVISYGPCQTPTLGFCVDRYLQITMFKPEKFWMLHPYIMYKGYELKLEWERGRLFDADVAAMFRNRLMEDGTMRVVRVSEKLESKGRPSGLNTVNLLKVASSALGFGPQLTMQLAERLYTQGFISYPRTESTAYPSSFDFRGTLVALVHNPVFGGYAQKLLTESYNKPRAGTDAGDHPPITPMRSAIEDSLGNDAWKLYQYICQHFLGTLSPDCRYRRIKVEFESGGEQFQCIGQLVTVKGFTSIMPWLAISEKNLPDFAEGEKIEISKVDLDEGNTSPPDYLNESELISLMEKHGIGTDASISVHINNICERNYVQVQAGRRLVPTPLGISLIRGYQCIDSDLCLPDIRSFIEHQITLVAKGQADHSMVVQHVLDQFRRKFSYFVKQIENMDALFEAQFSPLSDSGRLLSKCGKCLRYMKYISTQPSRLYCGTCEEVYYVPQKGTVKLYKELTCPLDNFELLLCSMPGPEGKSFPLCPYCYNCPPFEGIDTFFGAPKTGDSSKLGKGVGMPCFLCPHPTCPHSVIAQGVCACPECSGTLVLDPVSAPKWRLCCNMCNCLVSLPEGAHRISTTQDKCPECESTIIEVDFNKKTTPLKDGATLHKGCILCDELLHSLVEMKHGRSFSRHGRSGRGRGKGRGGYRGRGRGNNKQQDPKMSFRDF
- the LOC104217132 gene encoding DNA topoisomerase 3-beta isoform X2, whose amino-acid sequence is MAPKVLMVAEKPSIALSIASVLSGAQMSTRRGSTEVHEFDGMFLGSRAHYKVTSVIGHVFSVDFPAAFQDWANTNPSDLFQAPILKKESNPKAHICRHLSQEARGCSHLVLWLDCDREGENICFEVIECTGFHTSDGRRIYRARFSSVTEKDILKAMNSLVDPNRDEALAVDARQEIDLKVGVAFTRFQTSYFNGKYGNLDARVISYGPCQTPTLGFCVDRYLQITMFKPEKFWMLHPYIMYKGYELKLEWERGRLFDADVAAMFRNRLMEDGTMRVVRVSEKLESKGRPSGLNTVNLLKVASSALGFGPQLTMQLAERLYTQGFISYPRTESTAYPSSFDFRGTLVALVHNPVFGGYAQKLLTESYNKPRAGTDAGDHPPITPMRSAIEDSLGNDAWKLYQYICQHFLGTLSPDCRYRRIKVEFESGGEQFQCIGQLVTVKGFTSIMPWLAISEKNLPDFAEGEKIEISKVDLDEGNTSPPDYLNESELISLMEKHGIGTDASISVHINNICERNYVQVQAGRRLVPTPLGISLIRGYQCIDSDLCLPDIRSFIEHQITLVAKGQADHSMVVQHVLDQFRRKFSYFVKQIENMDALFEAQFSPLSDSGRLLSKCGKCLRYMKYISTQPSRLYCGTCEEVYYVPQKGTVKLYKELTCPLDNFELLLCSMPGPEGKSFPLCPYCYNCPPFEGIDTFFGAPKTGDSSKLGKGVGMPCFLCPHPTCPHSVIAQGVCACPECSGTLVLDPVSAPKWRLCCNMCNCLVSLPEGAHRISTTQDKCPECESTIIEVDFNKKTTPLKDGATLHKGCILCDELLHSLVEMKHGRSFSRHGRSGRGRGKGRGGYRGRGRGNNKQQDPKMSFRDF
- the LOC104217132 gene encoding DNA topoisomerase 3-beta isoform X3, which encodes MAPKVLMVAEKPSIALSIASVLSGAQIFQPLFKIGQIQILQIFSRHRYLRRNQTRRHLSQEARGCSHLVLWLDCDREGENICFEVIECTGFHTSDGRRIYRARFSSVTEKDILKAMNSLVDPNRDEALAVDARQEIDLKVGVAFTRFQTSYFNGKYGNLDARVISYGPCQTPTLGFCVDRYLQITMFKPEKFWMLHPYIMYKGYELKLEWERGRLFDADVAAMFRNRLMEDGTMRVVRVSEKLESKGRPSGLNTVNLLKVASSALGFGPQLTMQLAERLYTQGFISYPRTESTAYPSSFDFRGTLVALVHNPVFGGYAQKLLTESYNKPRAGTDAGDHPPITPMRSAIEDSLGNDAWKLYQYICQHFLGTLSPDCRYRRIKVEFESGGEQFQCIGQLVTVKGFTSIMPWLAISEKNLPDFAEGEKIEISKVDLDEGNTSPPDYLNESELISLMEKHGIGTDASISVHINNICERNYVQVQAGRRLVPTPLGISLIRGYQCIDSDLCLPDIRSFIEHQITLVAKGQADHSMVVQHVLDQFRRKFSYFVKQIENMDALFEAQFSPLSDSGRLLSKCGKCLRYMKYISTQPSRLYCGTCEEVYYVPQKGTVKLYKELTCPLDNFELLLCSMPGPEGKSFPLCPYCYNCPPFEGIDTFFGAPKTGDSSKLGKGVGMPCFLCPHPTCPHSVIAQGVCACPECSGTLVLDPVSAPKWRLCCNMCNCLVSLPEGAHRISTTQDKCPECESTIIEVDFNKKTTPLKDGATLHKGCILCDELLHSLVEMKHGRSFSRHGRSGRGRGKGRGGYRGRGRGNNKQQDPKMSFRDF
- the LOC104217132 gene encoding DNA topoisomerase 3-beta isoform X1 is translated as MAPKVLMVAEKPSIALSIASVLSGAQMSTRRGSTEVHEFDGMFLGSRAHYKVTSVIGHVFRFPVIRDHKIFQPLFKIGQIQILQIFSRHRYLRRNQTRRHLSQEARGCSHLVLWLDCDREGENICFEVIECTGFHTSDGRRIYRARFSSVTEKDILKAMNSLVDPNRDEALAVDARQEIDLKVGVAFTRFQTSYFNGKYGNLDARVISYGPCQTPTLGFCVDRYLQITMFKPEKFWMLHPYIMYKGYELKLEWERGRLFDADVAAMFRNRLMEDGTMRVVRVSEKLESKGRPSGLNTVNLLKVASSALGFGPQLTMQLAERLYTQGFISYPRTESTAYPSSFDFRGTLVALVHNPVFGGYAQKLLTESYNKPRAGTDAGDHPPITPMRSAIEDSLGNDAWKLYQYICQHFLGTLSPDCRYRRIKVEFESGGEQFQCIGQLVTVKGFTSIMPWLAISEKNLPDFAEGEKIEISKVDLDEGNTSPPDYLNESELISLMEKHGIGTDASISVHINNICERNYVQVQAGRRLVPTPLGISLIRGYQCIDSDLCLPDIRSFIEHQITLVAKGQADHSMVVQHVLDQFRRKFSYFVKQIENMDALFEAQFSPLSDSGRLLSKCGKCLRYMKYISTQPSRLYCGTCEEVYYVPQKGTVKLYKELTCPLDNFELLLCSMPGPEGKSFPLCPYCYNCPPFEGIDTFFGAPKTGDSSKLGKGVGMPCFLCPHPTCPHSVIAQGVCACPECSGTLVLDPVSAPKWRLCCNMCNCLVSLPEGAHRISTTQDKCPECESTIIEVDFNKKTTPLKDGATLHKGCILCDELLHSLVEMKHGRSFSRHGRSGRGRGKGRGGYRGRGRGNNKQQDPKMSFRDF